Proteins found in one Brevibacillus brevis genomic segment:
- a CDS encoding stage V sporulation protein AB, with protein MSVIKCLLLILIGLGGGLAVGSGLVAFITVLDIIPRLTQLTNAHRYIRSLEWALVAGALFFTFIDFFHWGAHLPVLVSSIYGIFAGIFVGTLAAGLTEVLNVFPILAKRIHMDGSLLFLLMAVVLGKVTGSLLQWLLHL; from the coding sequence GTGGAGGTCTTGCTGTAGGGAGCGGGCTGGTCGCGTTTATTACCGTTCTGGACATCATTCCGAGGTTGACACAATTAACGAATGCTCATCGATATATCCGCTCCCTGGAATGGGCCTTGGTGGCAGGAGCGCTTTTTTTTACGTTTATTGATTTTTTTCACTGGGGTGCTCATTTACCCGTTCTCGTATCTTCGATTTACGGGATATTTGCAGGGATATTTGTGGGCACACTCGCCGCGGGCCTGACGGAGGTATTGAATGTCTTCCCCATATTAGCGAAGCGAATCCACATGGATGGCAGTCTTCTCTTTCTGTTGATGGCAGTAGTTTTGGGAAAAGTGACGGGTTCCTTACTGCAATGGCTGCTCCATCTGTGA
- a CDS encoding stage V sporulation protein AE produces the protein MDTVRRKVIVVTDGDHIAQKVIENVAKQFGGRCISLSAGNPTPLRGNQMVELIKMTPYDPVIVMFDDNGDYGKGRGERALEYVVKHPDIEVIGAIAVASNTHWVKGATVAYSVNNQGQIVEEAVDKDGYADEQLQHHIYGDTVDILNSLHVPNVIGIGDIGKMEGRDSLQNGCPITTRAVQWIMERSGAHGTGHGKTSSHFNLS, from the coding sequence ATGGACACAGTACGCCGGAAAGTCATAGTGGTGACAGACGGAGATCATATTGCCCAAAAAGTAATCGAGAATGTCGCCAAGCAATTTGGTGGTCGATGCATATCACTGTCTGCCGGGAATCCGACTCCACTGCGAGGGAATCAGATGGTCGAACTGATTAAAATGACGCCATACGATCCTGTTATCGTCATGTTCGATGACAATGGAGATTACGGCAAGGGTAGAGGGGAACGAGCCCTCGAATACGTGGTGAAGCATCCTGATATCGAAGTAATCGGTGCGATTGCAGTAGCCTCGAATACACATTGGGTCAAGGGTGCGACCGTCGCTTATTCCGTAAACAACCAAGGACAAATTGTAGAAGAAGCCGTGGACAAGGACGGGTACGCAGACGAGCAACTTCAGCATCACATTTATGGAGATACCGTAGATATTTTGAATTCCCTGCATGTACCTAATGTCATCGGTATTGGAGATATAGGCAAAATGGAAGGTAGAGATAGTTTGCAAAACGGTTGTCCCATCACAACGAGAGCGGTGCAATGGATAATGGAAAGGAGCGGCGCTCATGGCACAGGTCACGGAAAAACGTCATCCCATTTCAACTTATCTTGA
- the spoVAD gene encoding stage V sporulation protein AD gives MSSNQPMKRVNRQTWHFDQNVRLQSSAVAVGPKEGEGPLAHLFDKIHDDMYAGQQTWEDAERQLMEDAVNTLLQKAGITGKDVDLILAGDLLNQNITTNFTAEKLAMPLLGMYGACSTSMLTLANAAALVNAGYASKAIAACSSHNATAERQYRYPTEYGGQKPPSAQWTVTGAGAGLVGIGGNGPRITYATMGKVVDMGIKDPFDMGTAMAPAAASTIQTHFQDTGRSPQSYDLIVTGDLAGVGYPILKELMLTEGYDMDQVYNDCGLMIYSPDQDVFSGGSGCASSAVVTYSYIIDQLNRGLLKNVLVCATGALLSPVSTQQGNSIPCIAHAVALEGGS, from the coding sequence GTGTCAAGCAATCAACCAATGAAACGAGTCAATCGGCAAACCTGGCACTTCGATCAAAATGTTCGTCTGCAAAGCTCGGCAGTTGCTGTGGGACCAAAAGAAGGCGAAGGACCGCTGGCGCACTTGTTTGATAAAATCCACGACGATATGTATGCAGGCCAACAGACGTGGGAAGACGCAGAACGCCAGCTGATGGAGGATGCGGTCAATACATTGCTGCAAAAGGCGGGCATCACCGGCAAGGATGTGGATCTCATTCTCGCTGGCGACCTGTTGAACCAGAACATCACGACCAACTTTACAGCAGAAAAGCTGGCCATGCCTCTGCTCGGCATGTACGGAGCATGCTCAACCTCGATGCTCACACTGGCAAATGCGGCGGCTCTGGTAAACGCAGGCTATGCGAGCAAGGCGATCGCTGCTTGCAGTAGCCACAATGCCACAGCGGAGAGGCAGTATCGTTATCCCACGGAATACGGAGGACAGAAGCCCCCAAGTGCCCAGTGGACGGTGACAGGAGCTGGCGCAGGATTGGTTGGAATCGGGGGGAATGGTCCGCGCATTACATATGCGACGATGGGAAAAGTAGTGGACATGGGGATTAAAGACCCGTTCGACATGGGGACGGCCATGGCGCCAGCAGCTGCATCGACGATCCAAACGCATTTTCAAGATACAGGGCGTTCCCCACAATCCTATGATTTGATCGTGACTGGCGACTTGGCTGGTGTCGGCTATCCGATTCTAAAGGAGCTCATGTTGACGGAAGGATACGACATGGATCAAGTCTACAATGATTGTGGGCTGATGATATACTCCCCTGATCAGGATGTGTTTTCAGGAGGAAGCGGTTGCGCAAGCAGTGCCGTGGTCACGTATAGCTACATTATTGATCAGCTCAACCGTGGGTTACTGAAAAACGTGTTGGTTTGCGCCACGGGAGCACTCTTAAGCCCGGTAAGCACTCAGCAGGGAAATTCGATACCGTGCATCGCTCACGCGGTTGCGCTTGAAGGAGGCAGCTAA
- the spoVAC gene encoding stage V sporulation protein AC: MATKTKSKNPGSMQMTKQLYQQQASKFQPKRNVLLNSFRAFWVGGTICLLGQAIQNMYITFFGFTEKTASNPTVATLIFLSVLLTGLGVYDNIGQYAGAGSAVPVTGFANSIASAAIEHRSEGLVLGVGGNMFKLAGSVIVFGVVAAFIAGIIKSLINMLF; encoded by the coding sequence ATGGCAACCAAAACAAAATCCAAAAACCCCGGATCGATGCAGATGACCAAACAACTGTATCAACAGCAGGCTTCGAAGTTCCAGCCCAAACGAAACGTTCTGCTTAACTCGTTTCGTGCTTTCTGGGTAGGAGGGACCATATGTTTGTTGGGTCAGGCCATTCAAAATATGTATATTACCTTCTTCGGATTTACGGAGAAAACGGCAAGCAATCCGACTGTTGCGACGCTCATCTTTCTGTCCGTTTTGCTGACAGGGTTAGGTGTGTATGACAATATCGGGCAGTATGCTGGAGCAGGATCAGCCGTGCCTGTTACAGGCTTTGCCAACTCGATAGCGTCTGCTGCCATCGAACATCGGAGCGAAGGGTTAGTGCTCGGCGTTGGCGGAAATATGTTTAAGCTCGCTGGTTCGGTCATTGTATTTGGGGTTGTTGCTGCTTTCATTGCGGGAATAATAAAGAGCCTGATCAACATGCTTTTCTAA
- the spoVAE gene encoding stage V sporulation protein AE, which produces MEYLIAFVVGGLVCVVGQLLLDVGKLTPAHVMSTLVVAGVFLDFIGVYDKFIDFAGAGATVPITSFGHSLYHGAIGEAEQHGLIGVATGIFEVTSAGISAAIAFGFLASLIFKPKG; this is translated from the coding sequence ATGGAATACCTGATTGCTTTTGTCGTAGGGGGATTGGTTTGTGTAGTGGGTCAGCTCCTTTTGGATGTTGGCAAGCTAACGCCTGCTCATGTCATGAGTACGCTGGTCGTGGCAGGAGTTTTTCTCGATTTTATCGGCGTGTATGACAAATTTATCGATTTTGCAGGCGCAGGTGCGACTGTACCGATCACGAGCTTTGGTCACTCTTTGTATCATGGAGCCATCGGCGAGGCCGAACAACATGGGTTGATTGGTGTCGCCACGGGGATTTTTGAGGTCACGAGTGCGGGTATATCGGCTGCGATCGCATTCGGATTTTTGGCCTCACTCATTTTTAAACCCAAAGGGTAA
- a CDS encoding spore germination protein, protein MAQVTEKRHPISTYLEENQRYLNDRLGVGKSFDIGVHDFYVGHTRMLLYYINGFAESILISQIMRELNDVRERDMGDNAFDHLFHKFIPFYQLSKVETTDEFMDKLLVGQVGLIIDRSPHAIILDAKILPNRTPQEPDTERIVRGAHDGFTEVLVTNTVLTRRRIRDERLRFEIMQIGERTKTDVAVAYLHDVANEELVHTLKERLQNIQIDGIPMAEKTVEEFIIGKTLNPFPLVRYTERPDVAAVHLLEGHVLIYVDTSPSVMITPATYFHHVQHAEEYRQTPVIGAYLRWVRFLGIFASVFVLPIWLLLVMHPSMIPEPLHFLGIKKMGSIPILAQFVIAEVGLDLMRMAAIHTPAPLSIAVGLLAAILVGDVAIKVGLLAPEVILYLAVAAIGMYSTPSYELSLANRLIRLFLILMVGFFSTPGLMIGITIILIFLASTRSLNTPYLWPFIPFNYKGMKDIVVRLAVPSKNNRPSIVRSQNSSRQ, encoded by the coding sequence ATGGCACAGGTCACGGAAAAACGTCATCCCATTTCAACTTATCTTGAAGAGAATCAGAGGTATTTGAACGACAGACTTGGTGTCGGTAAGAGTTTTGACATTGGGGTTCATGATTTTTATGTGGGTCATACACGAATGTTGTTGTATTACATAAACGGCTTCGCAGAAAGCATACTGATTTCGCAGATCATGCGTGAGCTGAACGATGTACGTGAGCGGGATATGGGTGACAATGCTTTCGACCATTTGTTTCATAAATTCATCCCTTTCTACCAACTGAGCAAGGTAGAAACCACTGACGAGTTTATGGATAAATTGCTCGTTGGCCAAGTAGGACTGATCATTGACCGATCTCCCCATGCCATTATCCTCGATGCCAAAATCCTGCCGAATCGCACACCGCAGGAGCCCGATACGGAAAGAATCGTCCGCGGCGCCCATGACGGCTTTACTGAAGTGCTTGTAACCAATACAGTTCTTACGCGCCGACGGATTCGTGACGAACGGCTCCGATTCGAAATCATGCAGATAGGGGAGCGTACTAAGACAGATGTTGCGGTTGCCTACTTGCACGATGTAGCAAATGAAGAGCTGGTCCATACATTGAAGGAGCGTCTACAAAACATCCAGATTGACGGGATACCGATGGCAGAAAAAACCGTCGAGGAATTTATCATTGGAAAAACGTTGAACCCCTTCCCGTTAGTCCGATATACAGAGCGGCCCGATGTGGCTGCTGTACATCTATTGGAAGGTCACGTACTGATTTATGTGGATACTTCACCGAGTGTCATGATCACACCCGCCACCTATTTTCATCATGTACAACATGCGGAGGAGTATCGACAAACACCGGTAATCGGTGCTTATCTGCGCTGGGTTCGTTTTCTGGGAATCTTTGCTTCCGTTTTTGTTTTGCCGATCTGGTTGCTGTTGGTCATGCACCCTTCCATGATACCGGAGCCGCTTCATTTCTTAGGGATTAAAAAGATGGGCAGCATTCCTATTTTGGCACAATTTGTGATCGCTGAGGTCGGTCTGGACTTGATGCGAATGGCCGCCATTCATACGCCTGCGCCGCTCTCGATTGCCGTAGGTTTATTGGCCGCGATTTTGGTCGGGGACGTGGCGATCAAGGTAGGACTCCTTGCACCTGAGGTTATTTTGTATTTGGCAGTGGCGGCAATTGGGATGTATTCGACTCCCAGCTATGAGTTAAGCTTGGCCAATCGACTTATTCGCTTGTTTCTGATACTTATGGTGGGCTTTTTCTCTACACCGGGACTGATGATCGGGATTACGATCATCCTGATTTTCTTGGCTTCCACCCGTTCGCTGAATACGCCTTACTTATGGCCGTTCATTCCATTCAACTACAAAGGGATGAAGGATATTGTGGTACGGCTGGCTGTGCCAAGCAAAAACAACAGGCCGAGTATCGTTCGCTCGCAAAATTCCTCTCGGCAATAA